The following proteins come from a genomic window of Pseudomonadota bacterium:
- a CDS encoding sulfatase-like hydrolase/transferase: protein MSERPNVLLVMSDQQRADTLGYLGKTACKTPHMDRLASEGVSFERAITPCPLCLPSRAALFTGRFPHENDMMDNTTSALTHCQLLDTFRAGGYQVSYAGKWHLGHDNIGRFTDRDAGDSTAVYSGWCKQQGLVDGWTFNDPRVRTTRTPSMSTPVALPLNMPTETTNDAYIADIAIEHLRTRDRSRPFFQVCSFNGPHPPFMIPEPYFSMYDPKMVQEPLNFGPQAGEPASNRTSYYRQLFLDHGSTFEEWRKSYAVYWGFTSLIDDQLGRVLKQLEAEAILDNTIIVYLSDHGENLGAHGLWHKMVAYEESIRVPLIVRWPEGVRQNVRSQTPASLIDIAPTLADLCGLPRHEDWRGLSLGGALRGEDQQEDLRPLFALHRPLGDWMGTVPWRMVQASAKKYIWHLDGEEELYDLAADSFETTNLAHDSAQQPALSELRRVLAAWMAELGDEFQAELRS from the coding sequence ATGTCTGAGCGGCCCAACGTACTGCTGGTCATGTCTGATCAACAGCGGGCGGATACATTGGGCTATCTCGGCAAGACAGCCTGCAAAACCCCGCACATGGATCGATTGGCTTCCGAGGGGGTGAGCTTCGAGCGGGCCATCACACCTTGTCCGCTTTGCCTTCCCTCACGTGCAGCGCTGTTCACGGGTCGTTTTCCGCATGAGAACGACATGATGGACAACACCACGAGCGCGCTCACCCACTGCCAGCTTCTCGATACGTTCCGTGCTGGCGGCTACCAGGTCAGTTACGCTGGCAAGTGGCATCTGGGCCATGACAATATCGGGCGGTTTACCGACCGCGATGCAGGCGACAGCACGGCTGTTTACTCGGGCTGGTGCAAGCAGCAGGGCCTTGTCGATGGCTGGACCTTTAATGACCCAAGGGTGCGGACCACTAGGACGCCATCGATGTCGACGCCGGTCGCCTTACCGCTCAACATGCCGACCGAAACCACCAACGATGCCTATATAGCCGATATCGCCATTGAGCATTTACGGACCCGCGACCGATCAAGGCCGTTTTTTCAAGTCTGTTCCTTCAACGGCCCGCACCCTCCCTTCATGATCCCGGAGCCGTACTTCTCGATGTACGACCCAAAGATGGTGCAAGAGCCTTTGAACTTCGGGCCTCAGGCAGGAGAACCAGCATCCAACCGGACGAGCTATTATCGGCAGCTTTTCCTCGACCATGGAAGCACTTTTGAGGAGTGGCGCAAAAGCTACGCGGTTTATTGGGGCTTCACCTCGCTCATCGATGACCAGCTTGGCCGGGTCCTTAAGCAACTCGAAGCCGAAGCCATCCTCGACAACACAATCATAGTTTACCTGTCCGACCATGGCGAAAACCTCGGGGCCCATGGGCTCTGGCACAAGATGGTCGCCTATGAGGAATCGATCCGTGTTCCCCTGATTGTTCGCTGGCCTGAAGGTGTGCGCCAAAATGTGCGGAGCCAAACGCCCGCCAGTCTGATCGATATCGCACCGACGCTGGCAGACCTTTGCGGTCTACCGAGGCATGAAGACTGGCGGGGTTTAAGTCTGGGTGGTGCGTTGCGCGGAGAAGATCAACAGGAGGATTTAAGGCCCTTGTTCGCTCTTCACCGACCGCTTGGCGACTGGATGGGAACGGTTCCCTGGCGGATGGTTCAGGCATCCGCCAAAAAGTACATCTGGCATCTCGATGGCGAAGAGGAACTGTATGATCTTGCTGCCGATTCCTTCGAGACCACCAATCTTGCACATGACAGCGCGCAGCAACCGGCTTTGTCTGAGCTCCGGAGAGTTCTTGCCGCGTGGATGGCTGAGTTGGGCGACGAATTTCAAGCTGAACTAAGATCGTGA
- a CDS encoding AAA family ATPase: MRLRRLDLTRYGHFTDFSLDFGPNGEGKPDLHIIFGPNEAGKSTAFDAYLDLLFGISARSKYNFLHDYETMRIGASLELDQGVVDLVRIKRNRGDLISPGGDPINPTILARALDSIDRDQYRAMFSLDDVTIEEGGEDILASEGNLGELLFSAAAGLSDLGSVLEAARNEVDLFHKPRARKTILAEAKRQLKALNDQIRDIDVPASAYRRLKEVRDAAEDILVTSKASRDALFQRRARLGAMIDAIPLLVQLDETVAAISGLEAYPVGPHDALEEAKALKLKEVEVETELRQARIQLEEHKKARDGLAMDAAVLEISDELTVLLDLPRSRAQTAEEDLPKRTAEREGLLEELADALRDLGLEKPEDGRIPEAKLNQLENMATSYTDLAKRLAAAGEEEARSLSRLAEIQETESIVTSETNEVDLETLLSELEPEDQLARLEKALGEVDSAERRFKKTLLALEPWQGAAEDLGSITLSESEAQRLSAHWGDQLEGISTLKRELKDARQELARLSARLEEFKKDDAASVDEEAKGARQERDALWEAHFSTLNKKTASEFHTALQRDDALQEARLGFAERLAQLREIEIEVASAARSVELKDEELNELEAALAKSATTAEALMARLRLPTVFDPRDLPRWRSALLEAQDAHTELVTKRKSRTAAERIVSDAAGALRDALGIETDGRELRSLIQTARAEITNAAKSQAEATALRKALMEAKDEAESRTKEVVRLEKEKAAAAQEWEREAVSLPEALRDLDEFAWKKTTLLKLLSKLSQLDQLERRIEALKRDFEAFSALLGDVASRIGDTESAAPLVLAERLRRRFHSALRSQSEFESISKKIEAANSSVRSAEAELAAVLERMQSLAAPFEDVVEINTLDALVMALETAKKADDLRGKRRALEDQIQECLGVKDVDEARAILVDQDLVDLRGQIDALNSELESAEADYSEKIGDLRSAKDALERVGGDDIPAKLEERRQTLLLELEDRAKSTLRLQLGILAADQALAAYRDEHRSGMLADTEATFKALTNGAYSELQTQADGQKELLLALRERDGRFITVSEMSKGTRFQLYLALRLAGYRQYESDGTTLPFIADDIMETFDNTRTEAALTLLKQIATQGQALYFTHHEHVVELARKVCGDGLTVHEFTKS; this comes from the coding sequence GTGAGGCTTCGGCGCCTTGATCTCACTCGATATGGGCATTTCACCGACTTCTCCCTCGACTTCGGTCCGAACGGGGAGGGCAAACCAGATCTTCACATCATTTTCGGGCCAAACGAGGCCGGCAAGTCGACCGCCTTTGATGCCTATTTGGACCTCCTTTTTGGGATCTCAGCCCGCAGCAAGTACAACTTCCTTCACGACTATGAGACCATGCGGATCGGTGCCTCTTTGGAGCTCGACCAAGGCGTCGTCGATCTTGTCCGGATAAAGCGTAACAGAGGAGATCTGATTTCTCCTGGAGGAGATCCGATCAATCCAACGATCCTCGCGCGTGCCCTGGATAGCATAGACCGTGATCAGTACCGGGCAATGTTCTCGCTGGATGACGTCACAATTGAAGAGGGGGGTGAGGACATCCTCGCGAGCGAGGGCAATCTTGGCGAACTCCTTTTCTCGGCAGCGGCCGGGCTCTCGGATTTGGGCTCAGTGCTGGAGGCAGCCCGCAATGAGGTGGATCTATTTCATAAGCCTCGCGCGAGGAAGACGATCCTCGCGGAGGCGAAGAGACAGCTTAAAGCGCTTAATGATCAAATTAGAGACATTGACGTTCCGGCAAGCGCATATCGACGCTTGAAGGAGGTCCGCGACGCTGCAGAAGATATCCTCGTAACGTCGAAAGCGTCTCGTGACGCGCTGTTCCAAAGGCGGGCACGCCTCGGAGCAATGATCGACGCAATACCACTCTTGGTGCAGCTCGATGAGACGGTAGCAGCAATCTCAGGTCTGGAGGCCTACCCGGTTGGCCCACACGACGCACTGGAGGAGGCAAAGGCGCTCAAGCTCAAAGAGGTCGAAGTGGAGACCGAGCTCCGGCAGGCGCGCATTCAGCTGGAGGAGCATAAAAAAGCACGCGACGGATTGGCTATGGATGCGGCGGTGCTGGAGATCTCCGATGAGCTCACAGTCCTTCTAGACCTCCCCAGATCTCGAGCGCAGACCGCCGAAGAAGATCTCCCCAAGCGAACAGCAGAGCGTGAAGGGCTTTTGGAAGAGCTCGCCGACGCCCTCCGCGACTTGGGGCTTGAGAAACCGGAGGACGGTCGGATCCCCGAGGCCAAGCTGAATCAGCTCGAAAACATGGCAACAAGCTATACGGATCTTGCAAAGCGACTTGCGGCGGCTGGGGAGGAAGAAGCTAGGTCCCTATCGCGCCTGGCGGAGATACAGGAGACCGAGTCCATTGTCACTTCTGAGACGAATGAAGTGGATTTGGAAACGCTCCTGTCTGAGCTTGAGCCAGAGGATCAGCTTGCTCGGTTGGAAAAAGCGTTAGGTGAAGTCGACTCAGCAGAGCGCCGCTTCAAGAAAACACTGCTGGCCTTGGAACCCTGGCAGGGCGCAGCGGAGGACTTGGGATCGATTACGCTTTCCGAGAGCGAAGCCCAACGTCTTTCGGCGCATTGGGGTGACCAACTTGAAGGCATCTCCACTCTGAAACGCGAACTTAAAGACGCGCGCCAAGAGCTCGCTCGTCTCAGCGCTCGCCTTGAGGAATTCAAAAAAGATGATGCAGCTTCTGTTGATGAGGAGGCAAAGGGTGCCCGCCAAGAGCGCGACGCTCTTTGGGAGGCGCATTTCTCGACGCTCAACAAAAAGACTGCGTCTGAGTTCCACACAGCCCTTCAGAGAGATGATGCGCTTCAAGAGGCCCGCTTGGGATTTGCCGAGCGGTTGGCACAACTTCGCGAGATTGAAATCGAGGTTGCCTCTGCCGCGCGCTCGGTGGAGCTCAAAGACGAGGAATTGAATGAGTTGGAGGCAGCGCTCGCCAAATCAGCAACAACCGCTGAGGCCCTCATGGCGCGCCTTCGGCTGCCAACGGTTTTTGATCCAAGGGACCTGCCGCGATGGCGCAGCGCCCTTCTCGAAGCTCAAGACGCGCATACCGAACTCGTTACCAAGAGGAAGTCTCGGACCGCGGCTGAGCGCATAGTTTCTGACGCTGCCGGTGCGCTCAGAGACGCGCTCGGTATTGAAACTGATGGCCGGGAGCTGAGGTCACTCATTCAAACCGCGCGCGCCGAAATAACGAACGCTGCCAAGTCCCAAGCGGAAGCGACTGCACTTCGCAAAGCTCTTATGGAAGCGAAAGACGAAGCGGAAAGTCGAACAAAAGAGGTTGTGCGCCTGGAGAAGGAGAAGGCTGCCGCGGCGCAGGAATGGGAGCGCGAAGCCGTCTCGCTTCCTGAAGCGCTGCGCGACTTGGATGAGTTTGCGTGGAAAAAGACCACACTTCTGAAACTCCTTTCCAAATTGTCTCAGCTTGACCAGCTTGAGCGGCGCATCGAAGCTTTAAAAAGAGATTTCGAGGCGTTTTCGGCCTTATTGGGTGATGTAGCCAGTCGCATTGGCGATACCGAAAGCGCCGCACCTCTCGTTCTCGCTGAGCGTTTGCGTCGGCGTTTTCACAGCGCGTTGCGCAGTCAAAGTGAGTTTGAGTCCATTTCAAAGAAGATCGAAGCTGCGAACAGCAGTGTGCGTTCTGCGGAGGCGGAGCTCGCGGCAGTCTTAGAACGTATGCAGTCTCTCGCGGCACCGTTTGAGGATGTCGTGGAGATTAATACGCTCGATGCTCTGGTTATGGCGCTTGAGACGGCCAAAAAGGCCGACGACCTGCGTGGGAAAAGACGCGCTCTCGAAGACCAAATCCAAGAGTGCCTTGGTGTGAAAGACGTTGATGAGGCGCGTGCGATCCTTGTTGATCAAGACCTTGTAGATCTCCGAGGACAGATCGATGCACTGAATTCTGAACTAGAGAGTGCTGAGGCCGATTATTCGGAAAAAATCGGAGATCTTCGGTCGGCGAAGGACGCCCTTGAGAGGGTCGGAGGAGATGATATCCCGGCAAAGCTCGAAGAGCGGCGGCAGACTTTGCTACTCGAGCTAGAAGATCGCGCGAAATCGACGCTGCGGCTGCAGCTCGGTATACTAGCAGCTGACCAAGCGCTTGCCGCATATCGTGACGAGCATCGCAGTGGGATGCTTGCAGACACTGAAGCGACCTTCAAAGCCCTTACCAATGGCGCCTATTCGGAGCTTCAAACTCAAGCAGATGGACAAAAAGAGCTGCTGCTCGCTCTCCGAGAACGGGACGGGAGGTTCATCACGGTCTCTGAGATGTCCAAAGGTACACGGTTCCAGCTGTATCTTGCGCTTCGGCTGGCCGGATACCGGCAATACGAGTCTGATGGGACAACGCTGCCCTTCATTGCTGATGATATTATGGAGACATTTGATAACACGCGCACCGAGGCGGCCCTCACCTTGCTGAAGCAGATCGCAACGCAGGGTCAGGCTTTGTACTTCACCCATCATGAACATGTGGTGGAACTGGCGCGAAAGGTCTGCGGAGAT
- a CDS encoding DNA repair exonuclease, with the protein MFRFVHTADLHLDAPLKSLALKDEELSEIIGNATRRALERIVETCLDEGIDALLISGDLYDGDMRSMKTAAFLVSQMERLNEAGIRVFMIRGNHDAESVLTRELELPPNVEVFTGHGGTVELPEKGVVIHGVSFAKPQAPESLLPKYKAPVPGLFNIGLLHTSLAGAAGHDTYAPCSPNDLVTHGYDYWALGHVHVRTVHRETPHIVMPGMPQGRDIGEAGPKSVTLVSVEDRVASLEERITSNVEFVRTDVLLDAVSDWRDAMSAIEEVIKLAAQSSSEHVVLRLELRGETPLAWRLRRDADLLLESVTNLARASGVVWIDKIVQHLVPPSIVGEGEDPRKELSALMKDLAAQPSILKRAQSAAEDLIGELPPELRSAFGQAKDEQAREVAHLLDEGVQDIVARMLAGGAEHPS; encoded by the coding sequence ATGTTTCGGTTTGTTCATACGGCTGATCTCCATCTTGATGCCCCTCTCAAGAGCTTAGCGCTCAAGGATGAGGAACTCTCGGAGATTATCGGCAATGCTACACGTCGGGCGCTCGAGCGCATCGTCGAGACTTGCCTGGATGAAGGGATCGACGCTCTCCTGATTTCCGGCGACCTTTACGACGGCGATATGCGGAGCATGAAGACAGCCGCCTTCCTTGTAAGCCAGATGGAGCGGCTCAATGAGGCGGGGATCAGGGTCTTTATGATCCGAGGCAACCACGACGCGGAGAGCGTCTTGACCCGTGAACTCGAGCTCCCACCCAATGTTGAAGTGTTCACCGGTCATGGTGGGACCGTGGAGCTCCCCGAAAAGGGCGTTGTGATTCATGGTGTCAGCTTTGCTAAGCCGCAGGCACCTGAGAGCCTATTGCCGAAATACAAGGCCCCTGTCCCTGGCTTATTCAATATCGGGCTTTTGCACACGAGCCTCGCCGGAGCGGCAGGTCACGACACCTATGCACCCTGCAGCCCAAATGATCTTGTAACGCATGGGTACGATTACTGGGCCCTGGGCCATGTGCATGTTCGAACCGTCCATCGCGAAACGCCTCATATTGTCATGCCAGGCATGCCCCAAGGCCGCGATATCGGCGAGGCTGGCCCAAAGTCCGTAACCCTGGTTTCGGTTGAGGACAGGGTTGCTTCGCTTGAGGAGCGCATCACGTCGAACGTCGAGTTTGTTCGCACGGACGTTTTGCTCGACGCTGTCAGCGACTGGCGTGACGCCATGAGCGCCATAGAAGAGGTCATCAAGCTGGCAGCGCAGTCATCCTCGGAGCATGTCGTATTGCGCTTGGAGCTCCGCGGGGAAACCCCTCTCGCCTGGCGCCTGAGGCGCGACGCTGACCTCCTTCTGGAGAGCGTGACAAACCTTGCTCGCGCCTCTGGGGTCGTATGGATCGACAAGATTGTTCAGCATCTTGTCCCGCCGTCGATCGTTGGCGAGGGCGAAGATCCTCGGAAAGAATTAAGCGCTCTCATGAAAGACCTTGCCGCGCAGCCAAGCATCTTGAAGCGCGCGCAGAGTGCGGCAGAGGATCTGATTGGGGAGCTTCCACCGGAGCTCCGAAGCGCGTTTGGGCAAGCCAAAGATGAGCAAGCTCGTGAAGTCGCACACCTTCTCGACGAAGGCGTCCAAGATATTGTCGCGCGTATGCTTGCCGGCGGTGCGGAGCACCCCTCGTGA